A window of the Helianthus annuus cultivar XRQ/B chromosome 4, HanXRQr2.0-SUNRISE, whole genome shotgun sequence genome harbors these coding sequences:
- the LOC110932896 gene encoding receptor-like protein 14 — MEHKVWLSWLLVMSTITIFLGLGSQGVCVEEERKALLEIKASLMNTYEYGADVVLRTWVGHGECCDWERVKCNTTIGRVTTLSLQYLDENLNVGSMVESEDSMKKLWSLNVSLFLHFEELRSLNLSWNYLDNRILNKEIKKFSSLKKLEILDLSSNSQIDNAILPSLTTITSLRVLDLSHTGFEGPFPTNELEALENLEMLDLSMCAINGFKRALRLNKLETLILGQNNFNESIISSLKFLPSLKNLDLSGNELSGPFPPQELTQMTSLEKLDLSSNWLDSAPNIRGCKSLSRLKSLKSIALADIDFYDGKRILSCLNVIPFLKILDLSSSFWLKSPIPIQALASFHNLEVLDLSYNNFVGSIPSTIKLLYSLKVISFANNTLTGSLLPDHGLCELKNLQELDLSRNMLTGNLPKCLSTLSSLKLLDISSNQFTGMPDRPLIANLTALEYIDFSHNNFEGSFSFNAFSNLKNLTVVRFISDNGKFEMETEDPVGWIPLFQLKFLMLPNCNINRPKGSVFPSFLIHQNELRVLDLSHNSLKAHFPNWLINNNPMLEVLNLRNNSLSDTFSFPLYENANAWWIDISANHIIGTIPSSIQKFSPYIAHLNLSRNSLSGPIPSSVGDLNDLFALDLSDNELSGEVPKGLFTNTSALTLLHLSNNKLYGEVLSGNLTIGRIQMLHLNDNYFTGKIGNVTNDLTLLDISNNLFTGVVPVWISNMEDSSQLLMNNNMLEGQFPCGTASFEFLDISHNFFSGPIPTCLNLQYVEHLHLGSNRFTGSIPNSFRNLTNVLTMDIGNNYLSGRIPKYFGELHNLRILLMRENNFSGHIPKQLCQPRVVSLLDLSGNSLSGSIPSCLKIVTGPSYIALVPSYWWSYPRDLFYRHASVLGKELSVHNDQEALGSLEEVHFTTKSMSRPYKGNVLEYMTGLDLSCNMLTGEIPKQIGLLNQIRTLNLSNNHLFGPIPVNFSNLASIESLDLSSNNLSGDVPSELINLPFLAVFNVSYNNLSGKLPEMKGQFSTFTTASYEGNPLLCGPPLEKKCTSTAPPMGVPSAKEDNDEWYDIDTVWFVASLGSTWVVFLLGFAGVMYTNPRWRRMWFCFVEECMFTFYYFLIDLVSRPSVLLFRR, encoded by the exons ATGGAGCATAAAGTATGGTTATCTTGGTTGTTGGTGATGTCAACGATAACTATATTTCTGGGCCTTGGATCACAAGGGGTTTGTGTTGAAGAGGAACGAAAGGCGCTACTAGAAATCAAAGCCTCGCTTATGAATACATATGAATATGGAGCAGATGTCGTTCTTCGCACTTGGGTTGGTCATGGAGAGTGTTGTGATTGGGAGAGGGTCAAGTGTAACACGACCATTGGGCGTGTGACAACCCTTTCTTTGCAGTATCTCGACGAGAACTTGAATGTTGGCTCGATGGTTGAATCCGAAGAcagtatgaaaaagttatggtcTTTGAATGTTTCTCTATTTCTTCACTTTGAAGAGCTGAGAAGCCTCAATTTATCATGGAATTATCTTGATAATCGGATTCTAAACAAAG AGATTAAAAAGTTTTCGAGTTTGAAGAAGTTAGAGATATTGGATCTCAGTTCGAATTCTCAAATTGACAATGCTATCCTTCCTTCTTTGACTACAATAACTTCACTTCGAGTTTTAGATCTCAGCCACACTGGATTTGAAGGACCCTTCCCTACCAATG AACTTGAGGCTTTGGAAAACTTGGAAATGTTGGATCTATCTATGTGCGCCATTAACG GTTTTAAAAGGGCTTTGAGATTGAATAAGTTGGAGACTTTAATTCTTGGACAAAATAATTTCAATGAGAGCATTATATCATCTCTTAAATTTCTTCCATCGCTTAAAAACTTGGATCTCAGTGGGAATGAGCTATCTGGACCATTTCCACCTCAAG AATTAACTCAAATGACTAGCTTGGAGAAGTTGGATTTAAGTTCTAATTGGCTCGATAGCGCACCAAATATTCGAG GTTGTAAGAGCTTATCAAGGTTGAAGAGTTTAAAGAGTATAGCACTTGCAGATATTGATTTCTATGATGGCAAGAGAATCCTATCATGTTTGAATGTCATCCCATTCCTCAAGATTCTTGATCTTAGTAGTTCTTTTTGGTTGAAAAGTCCTATTCCCATCCAAG CATTGGCATCTTTTCACAATCTGGAGGTCTTAGATTTGAGTTACAACAACTTTGTTGGAAGCATCCCTTCAACAATAAAGTTGTTATATTCTCTTAAGGTTATCTCATTCGCCAACAATACACTCACTGGATCCTTACTACCGGATCATG GGTTGTGTGAGTTGAAGAACCTCCAGGAGTTGGATCTTAGTCGAAACATGTTAACTGGAAACCTGCCTAAATGTTTAAGCACATTATCGTCTCTTAAGTTATTGGATATTTCTTCAAATCAATTCACGGGAATGCCTGATCGACCACTTATTGCTAATCTCACGGCTCTTGAGTATATTGATTTCAGTCATAACAACTTTGAAGGTTCATTCTCATTCAATGCGTTCTCCAATCTTAAAAACCTCACGGTTGTTAGGTTTATAAGCGACAATGGCAAATTTGAGATGGAAACAGAAGATCCTGTAGGTTGGATTCCACTTTTCCAGCTAAAATTTCTGATGTTACCTAATTGCAATATAAACAGGCCTAAAGGAAGTGTTTTTCCTAGTTTTCTAATTCATCAAAACGAGTTACGCGTGTTAGACCTATCTCACAACTCGTTGAAGGCACATTTTCCAAATTGGTTGATTAACAATAACCCCATGCTAGAAGTTCTTAATCTAAGGAACAATTCACTTAGTGATACTTTTAGTTTTCCATTATACGAGAATGCGAATGCATGGTGGATAGATATCTCTGCAAATCACATCATTGGTACTATTCCGAGTAGTATACAAAAGTTTTCTCCTTATATAGCTCATTTAAATTTGTCCAGAAATTCTTTAAGTGGTCCTATCCCATCTTCGGTTGGTGATTTGAATGATTTATTCGCGTTGGATTTATCCGATAATGAGTTATCAGGAGAAGTACCAAAGGGATTGTTTACAAATACATCTGCATTGACTTTATTACATCTATCAAACAATAAATTGTATGGGGAGGTACTTTCAGGAAACCTAACTATAGGAAGAATCCAAATGCTTCACCTAAATGATAACTATTTCACAGGGAAAATAGGAAATGTCACCAACGATCTCACCTTATTGGATATTAGTAATAACCTTTTCACAGGTGTTGTCCCTGTTTGGATAAGCAACATGGAGGACAGTTCTCAACTTCTGATGAATAATAATATGTTGGAAGGCCAATTTCCTTGTGGAACGGCTTCTTTCGAATTTCTTGACATCTCACATAATTTTTTCTCGGGGCCCATCCCAACCTGCTTAAATTTGCAATATGTGGAGCATCTTCATTTGGGTTCCAATAGATTTACTGGATCTATACCCAACTCCTTTCGTAATTTGACGAATGTTTTAACTATGGACATCGGCAACAATTACTTATCCGGAAGGATCCCTAAATATTTTGGCGAACTACATAACTTAAGGATTCTTCTTATGAGAGAAAATAACTTTAGTGGTCATATTCCAAAGCAATTATGCCAACCGCGTGTTGTGAGTTTGTTAGATTTATCTGGTAACTCCCTTTCTGGTTCAATTCCAAGCTGCTTAAAAATTGTTACCGGTCCAAGTTACATTGCTTTAGTACCTTCATATTGGTGGTCATATCCTAGGGACTTATTCTACAGACATGCAAGTGTTCTAGGTAAAGAGCTTTCTGTACACAATGACCAAGAAGCATTGGGATCTCTTGAGGAAGTTCATTTTACTACAAAAAGCATGTCTAGGCCTTACAAAGGTAATGTCCTTGAATATATGACGGGTTTAGATCTATCATGTAACATGTTGACAGGTGAAATCCCAAAGCAAATAGGGTTATTAAACCAGATTCGCACTTTGAACTTGTCGAACAATCACCTGTTTGGTCCGATTCCAGTGAACTTCTCAAATCTTGCGAGCATAGAGAGCTTGGACCTTTCTTCAAATAATCTGAGTGGTGATGTTCCATCAGAATTGATTAACCTGCCATTTCTAGCAGTTTTTAATGTTTCGTATAACAATCTATCAGGCAAACTGCCAGAGATGAAAGGACAATTTAGCACTTTCACCACTGCAAGCTATGAAGGGAATCCACTTCTATGTGGACCTCCACTCGAGAAGAAATGCACGTCTACAGCACCACCAATGGGCGTTCCATCAGCTAAAGAAGACAATGACGAATGGTATGATATCGATACGGTATGGTTTGTTGCAAGTTTAGGTTCAACATGGGTTGTTTTCTTGTTGGGATTTGCTGGAGTTATGTACACCAATCCTCGTTGGCGTAGAATGTGGTTTTGTTTCGTCGAAGAATGTATGTTTACATTTTATTATTTCCTAATTGATTTGGTAAGTAGGCCCTCTGTGCTCTTATTTAGACGATAA